From one Misgurnus anguillicaudatus chromosome 2, ASM2758022v2, whole genome shotgun sequence genomic stretch:
- the acot11a gene encoding acyl-coenzyme A thioesterase 11, with product MALESLNDLHIEDEGQHYISSEVKMSQIVLPCHANHCGELSVGQLLKWMDCTACLSAERHAGCPCVTASVDDIYFEQTISVGQVVNIKAKVNRAFNSSMEVGIKVNCEDLYSGLHSRVCQAFATFVARSTGTSKVQLKQVVPSTYREQVENSLAAERRRMRLKHHEIMDELLNNTSFQITEEADIREEDKAVETERTRVESVELVLPTHANHQANTFGGQIMAWMENVAIIAASRLCKAHPTLRTIDMFYFRGPSQVGDRLVLKAIVNNTFKNSMEVGVCAEAYQGEEPLRHINSAFMTFEVLDEKGRPCLLPPIIPEPQEGKRRYREALARKKIRLDRKYIISCKQTEVPLSVPWDPSNQVYLSYNNVSALKMIAAKNNWVLSSKKNKVSLYTVEEKQSLCFRVEFEVDVPAHRAFTLVSDLRQRQEWDPHYTRCELLIGVDEDDFIYQVITPSVGDKGKDQDFILLASRRPPCNSGDPYVIALRSVTLPTHPPTEGFNRGEVVCAGFTIYAVSESVSKISYYNQASPEVLPYISTDIAGLSSSFYSTFCACSRYLRENKVGPSASDILPSAVELKTPL from the exons ATGGCGTTAGAGTCCCTGAATGACCTGCATATAGAAGATGAAGGGCAGCATTACATCTCTTCAGAGGTAAAGATGAGCCAAATAGTGCTGCCCTGTCATGCCAACCACTGTGGGGAACTGAGTGTCGGTCAGCTGCTGAAATGGATGGACTGCACAGCATGTCTCTCTG CTGAGAGACATGCTGGATGCCCCTGTGTAACAGCTTCTGTTGATGACATCTACTTTGAGCAAACCATAAG TGTGGGACAAGTGGTCAACATCAAAGCCAAAGTCAACAGAGCCTTCAATTCAAGTATGGAG gTGGGAATAAAAGTAAACTGTGAGGACCTGTACAGTGGTCTGCATTCACGAGTCTGCCAGGCCTTTGCCACATTTGTCGCCAGAAGCACAGGGACAAGTAAG GTGCAGCTGAAGCAGGTAGTTCCCTCCACATACAGAGAACAGGTGGAAAACAGTTTAGCAGCCGAGAGAAGGAGAATGCGACTTAAACATCATGAAATCATGGATGAATTGCTCAACAACACAAGCTTTCAGATCACTGAGG AGGCAGACATCCGTGAAGAAGATAAAGCCGTGGAGACTGAACGGACACGTGTGGAGAGTGTTGAGCTTGTACTCCCTACTCATGCCAATCATCAGGCTAACACATTCGGAGGACAGATTATGGCCTGGATGGAAAATGTGGCCATTATTGCAGCAAG TCGTTTATGTAAGGCTCATCCCACTTTGAGGACCATAGACATGTTCTACTTCAGGGGACCTTCTCAGGTTGGAGATCGCTTGGTTCTGAAAGCCATTGTCAACAACACATTCAAAAACAG TATGGAAGTAGGTGTATGTGCTGAAGCCTATCAAGGAGAAGAACCTCTGAGACACATTAACAGTGCCTTCATGACATTTGAGGTGCTGGATGAGAAGGGAAGGCCATGCTTACTGCCCCCCATAATACCTGAACCTCAG GAGGGAAAGAGGAGATACCGGGAGGCTCTTGCCAGGAAGAAGATACGACTTGATAG GAAATACATTATCTCATGTAAGCAGACTGAAGTGCCACTGTCTGTGCCCTGGGATCCCAGTAACCAG gtataTCTGAGCTACAACAATGTGTCTGCCCTGAAGATGATTGCAGCCAAAAACAACTGGGTCCTCAGCTCAAAGAAGAACAAA GTGAGTCTGTATACAGTGGAGGAGAAACAGAGTTTGTGTTTCAGGGTGGAGTTTGAGGTGGATGTCCCAGCACACAGAGCCTTCACCCTCGTCTCAGATCTCAGACAAAGACAGGAGTGGGATCCACACTATAC TCGGTGCGAGCTGCTTATCGGGGTCGATGAGGATGATTTCATCTATCAGGTTATCACTCCGTCGGTCGGTGACAAAGGAAAAGATCAAGACTTCATTTTATTAGCTTCCAGAAGACCACCCTGTAATAGCGG GGATCCGTATGTTATTGCCCTACGATCGGTCACTCTACCTACTCACCCGCCCACAGAGGGCTTCAACAGGGGTGAGGTGGTCTGTGCTGGCTTTACTATTTATGCAGTGTCAGAAAGTGTCTCAAAG ATTTCTTATTATAATCAGGCCAGTCCAGAAGTGCTGCCATACATATCCACTGACATCGCAGGGCTCTCGTCCAGCTTCTACTCAACGTTCTGTGCGTGTAGCCGGTACCTGCGGGAGAATAAAGTTGGTCCGTCTGCCTCTGATATATTACCATCTGCTGTTGAGCTGAAAACTCCATTGTGA